A genomic region of Colletotrichum destructivum chromosome 1, complete sequence contains the following coding sequences:
- a CDS encoding Putative methyltransferase Ppm1/Ppm2/Tcmp: MPPSTSPGGLGKGKVTLTGAEETLLLTLLARAQDAESSRPVLSDQYAVELVSRVQEQGYDFQRATGGGGGGDVPKVSFFVVSVAMRARILDICVEKFLRRHPGPATVLHLACGMDSRSLRVRWQGEGRVWIDADRKEAVELRRKLMEEPDPGKGEYRLIQPDIHDDSWLADCKIPADRPVLVLFEGLTPYLTDDEVCGLLRRTVNYFRQHGVHGEIRFDVIGSLVYYVVNYWFNATFKLMGTRMSWYMDDPRTLEQKVPGLKFKERIFGMTDLLTLGFIGWVMGFLGWLTDLLGVTGRIGGAYGYEF, encoded by the coding sequence ATGCCTCCGTCAACCTCgcccggcggcctcggcaagggcaaAGTCACCTTAACCGGCGCCGAAGAGACGCTCCTCCTCACGCTCCTGGCCCGCGCCCAGGACGCAGAGTCGTCCCGCCCCGTCCTGAGCGACCAGTACGCCGTCGAGCTTGTCTCCCGAGTCCAGGAGCAAGGGTACGACTTTCAGCGCGCgacaggcggcggcggcggcggcgacgtgccgaaggtgtccttcttcgtcgtctcggTCGCCATGCGCGCCAGGATCCTGGATATTTGCGTCGAGAAGTTCCTGAGGCGGCACCCGGGCCCCGCCACGGTGCTGCATCTGGCCTGCGGCATGGACTCGCGGAGCCTGCGCGTGCGGTGGCAGGGCGAGGGCCGGGTCTGGATCGATGCAGACCgcaaggaggccgtcgagctgcgACGGAAGCTCATGGAAGAGCCGGACCCGGGCAAGGGCGAGTACCGCCTGATCCAGCCGGACATCCACGACGACTCGTGGCTCGCCGACTGCAAGATCCCCGCCGACCGGCCGGTGCTGGTCCTCTTCGAGGGTCTCACGCCGTACCTCACCGATGACGAGGTCTGCGGCCTGCTGCGGCGGACGGTCAACTACTTCCGGCAGCACGGCGTCCACGGCGAGATCCGCTTCGACGTGATCGGGTCGCTCGTGTACTACGTCGTCAACTACTGGTTCAACGCGACCTTCAAGCTCATGGGGACGCGGATGTCCTGGTACATGGACGACCCCAGGACGCTGGAGCAAAAGGTGCCCGGGTTGAAGTTCAAGGAGCGCATCTTCGGGATGACGGACCTCCTGACGCTGGGGTTCATCGGGTGGGTGATGGGATTCCTCGGATGGCTTACAGATCTGCTCGGCGTCACTGGGCGTATCGGAGGAGCGTATGGATACGAGTTCTGA
- a CDS encoding Putative cytochrome P450 codes for MSSQRFYLLGEDPSATTEFDIPASIDEEGLQHLAASHFAVVDHKGVGFVFADDALTTVADVLAAEGPVAITIDGHAVRDVPGPQGLPFIGNYFEVYPDHLGNHQRLFEKYGPLFKTTNMGSTIYHTNDPALANIIFSESDFFTKNIIPGHPLYPIKNQESGVFLGDTDTPEWKEVHKFLPPALGPRAVRHYAPTMQKTVEDAFKVFDELDDRDEAWNVYPYMLKLGSQAVGKLVLGMDFQHFTAVDARPHEMVMRIAQSLELNKKITSMGSWYASLPFGDPKRLRDARARIVDMMNESINNASSGGTENLELQEAALQADNMVDYVLRASDSRGNKLPRERIMEPLVVATGAGFTTTSSLLSWLLYGLVAYPGMQERLLQELVDHGFDENTQITADLTQKLTFLDKYIKETQRRHNPSYQPARTSKVDLILPGGYKLPKDSICIPALHHIHNNNLVWDNPARFDPDRWDTDKVKNRPNASYIPFATGPRMCIGFNFALQEVKVFLPKLIYRYKFTMAQDGPVDYDPMFQLIRPNNLYVRAEKRVKWPPRSEA; via the exons ATGTCATCACAACGCTTCTACCTGCTGGGTGAAGACCCTTCAGCCACAACAGAGTTCGACATCCCCGCCTCGATAGATGAGGAGGGCCTCCAGCATCTCGCTGCCTCTCActttgccgtcgtcgaccacAAGG gcgtcggcttcgtcttcgcaGATGATGCCCTGACAACAgtcgccgacgtcctcgccgccgagggccccgtggccatcaccatcgacggCCACGCTGTCCGCGACGTCCCCGGCCCCCAGGGCCTGCCCTTCATCGGCAACTACTTCGAGGTCTACCCTGACCACCTCGGCAACCACCAGCGCCTATTCGAGAAATACGGCCCCCTCTTCAAGACCACCAACATGGGCTCCACCATCTACCACACCAACGACCCGgccctcgccaacatcatcttctccgagAGCGACTTCTTCACCAAGAACATCATCCCCGGCCACCCCCTCTACCCCATCAAGAACCAGGAGTCGGGAGTCTTCCTCGGTGACACCGATACCCCCGAATGGAAAGAGGTTCACAAGTTCCTGCCTCCGGCCCTTGGACCGCGCGCCGTGCGCCATTACGCCCCGACCATGCAGAAAACCGTCGAGGATGCCTTCAAGGTctttgacgagctcgacgacagGGACGAGGCCTGGAACGTCTACCCTTACATGCTCAAGCTCGGCTCCCAGGCCGTCGGCaaactcgtcctcggcatgGACTTCCAGcacttcaccgccgtcgacgcgcGGCCCCACGAGATGGTCATGCGCATTGCCCAGTCGCTCGAGCTGAACAAGAAGATCACCTCCATGGGCAGCTGGTACGCCTCGCTGCCCTTTGGCGACCCCAAGCGCCTGCGcgacgcccgcgcccgcatcgtcgacatGATGAACGAGTCTATCAACAACGCCTCCAGCGGCGGCACCGAGAACCTCGAGCTGCAGGAGGCCGCCCTCCAGGCCGACAACATGGTCGACTACGTCCTCCGCGCCAGCGACTCCCGCGGCAACAAGCTGCCCCGCGAGCGCATCATGGagcccctcgtcgtcgccaccggcgccggcttcaccaccacctcctccctTCTCTCCTGGTTGCTCtacggcctcgtcgcctaCCCCGGCATGCAGGAGCGCCTGCTGCAGGAGCTCGTTGAccacggcttcgacgagaaCACCCAGATCACCGCCGATCTGACCCAGAAGCTGACCTTCCTCGACAAGTATATCAAGGAGACGCAGCGCCGCCACAACCCCTCGTACCAGCCCGCCCGCACATCAAAGGTCGACTTGATCCTCCCCGGCGGCTACAAGCTGCCCAAGGACTCCATCTGCATCCCCGCCCTCCACCACAtccacaacaacaacctcgtcTGGGACAACCCCGCCCGCTTCGACCCGGACCGCTGGGACACGGACAAGGTCAAGAACCGCCCCAACGCCTCCTACATCCCCTTCGCTACGGGCCCCCGCATGTGCATCGGCTTCAACTTCGCCCTCCAGGAGGTCAAGGTCTTCCTGCCTAAGCTCATCTACCGCTACAAGTTCACCATGGCCCAGGACGGCCCCGTCGACTACGACCCCATGTTCCAGCTCATCCGGCCCAACAACTTGTACGTGCGCGCCGAGAAGAGAGTCAAGTGGCCTCCCCGCTCCGAGGCGTAA
- a CDS encoding Putative short-chain dehydrogenase/reductase SDR, NAD(P)-binding domain superfamily has translation MASLPPDFYVKALQFTKRVHREEYPAIDPADPKLSLAGKVVIITGASRGIGGQVIKAHAASTTAGNSRFRGNQMLTSSPLAKGLVPAFAKAGPKALVLVARNESRLNAVAEEVRALNADVETLVYPVDMADAAGVAALFDRVKATYGHADVLVNNGAVQTALDTITTSDPKVWMDDLTTNIGGAFYPTFHFLRSLPEASHGTIVNVTTIAHWVVPGMSSYLLAKLASQQLAAHVAAETGGNVTAVGLHPGLVHTDMTSDYFRPFALDTPGLVGGTAVWLCSEAARFLDGRFVAANWDVDDLWERRAEIVDKGLLKIDMAGEFGAEQFVETRG, from the exons ATGGCCTCCCTCCCGCCCGATTTCTACGTCAAGGCCCTGCAGTTCACGAAACGCGTGCACAGGGAAGAGTACCCGGCCATCGACCCCGCGGACCCCAAGCTCTCCCTGGCGGGCAAggtcgtcatcatcaccggGGCGAGCCGCGGCATTGGCGGACAGGTAATAAAAGCTCATGCCGCGTCTACCACGGCGGGTAACTCACGTTTCAGAGGGAACCAAATGCTGACATCCTCCCCTCTTGCCAAGGGACTTGTGCCGGCCTTTGCCAAAGCCGGCCCCaaggccctcgtcctcgtcgcccgcaaCGAGTCGAGgctcaacgccgtcgccgaggaggtcagGGCGCTCAACGCAGACGTCGAGACGCTGGTCTACCCCGTCGACATGGCGGAcgcggcgggcgtcgcggcGCTCTTCGACAGGGTGAAGGCGACGTACGGCCACGCCGACGTGCTGGTGAACAACGGTGCCGTGCAGACGGCGCTCGACACAATCACGACGAGCGACCCCAAAGTCTGGATGGACGACCTG ACGACcaacatcggcggcgccttctACCCGaccttccacttcctccgCTCCCTCCCGGAGGCGTCCCACGGCACCATCGTCAACGTGACCACCATCGCGCACTGGGTCGTGCCGGGCATGAGCTCGTACCTTCTCGCCAAGCTCGCGAgccagcagctcgccgcccacgtcgccgccgagacgggcggcaACGTCACGGCCGTCGGCCTGCACCCGGGGCTCGTCCACACGGACATGACGTCGGATTACTTCCGCCCCTTCGCGCTCGACACTCCCGGCCTGGTGGGCGGGACGGCCGTGTGGCTGTGCTCGGAGGCAGCGAGgttcctcgacggccgcttCGTGGCGGCGAACTgggacgtcgacgacctgtGGGAGCGGCGGGCCGAGATTGTGGACAAGGGCCTGTTGAAGATTGACATGGCTGGGGAGTTTGGGGCCGAGCAGTTTGTTGAGACGAGGGGATGA
- a CDS encoding Putative UbiA prenyltransferase family, translating to MLFQTVSHAIALYRLEQSTKQCKEIYSGKPKPEKVTLLWHLVTLSRFNKYNPLFTTFAGVWSVLLAGASELANPNTTIQPSFIFRQAALCFLAAYLFCGAGMVWNDWVDRDIDAKVTRTKDRPLAAGIVTTVDAMLWMVLQMLMSLAVVHNMLDGKDVFRHMFPVVVASALYPYGKRPMALKLRIYPQYILGFTIAWPAVLGRSAIHGRYESIGDSIGYCLPLCCMVFFWILYLNTAYSYQDVVDDQKINVNSFYTVGGRHFHRFLVVLVSPVLMCMPLYILRFGSPWLWLSWLGVWTASFAAQLAHFDPERPASGGGVHKSNFVLGVWTIAACAVQVFLSDRRGL from the exons ATGTTGTTCCAGACCGTCTCACATGCCATTGCGCTGTACCGGCTCGAGCAGTCCACCAAGCAGTGCAAGGAGATATACAGCGGgaagcccaagcccgagaaggTCACCCTCCTGTGGCATCTTGTCACGCTGTCCCGGTTCAACAAGTACAACCCGCTGTTCACGACGTTCGCCGGAG TCTGGTCCGTCCTGCTGGCTGGAGCTTCCGAGCTCGCCAACCCGAACACGACCATCCAGCCGTCCTTCATCTTCCGCCAGGCCGCGCTAtgcttcctcgccgcctacCTGTtctgcggcgccggcatggtCTGGAACGACTGGGTTGACCGGGACATCGACGCAAAGGTCACCCGGACCAAGGACCGGCCCTTggccgccggcatcgtcaccACCGTGGACGCCATGTTGTGGATGGTCCTCCAGATGCTCATGTCCCTGGCGGTTGTCCACAACATGCTCGACGGGAAGGATGT CTTCCGGCACATGttccccgtcgtcgtcgcctcggccctcTACCCGTACGGCAAGCGGCCCATGGCGCTGAAGCTGCGCATCTACCCGCAGTACATCCTGGGCTTCACCATTGCGTGGCCGGCGGTCCTCGGGCGGTCCGCCATCCACGGGCGGTACGAGTCCATCGGCGACAGCATCGGCTACTGCCTGCCGCTCTGCTGCATGGTCTTCTTCTGGATCCTCTACCTCAACACGGCCTACAGCTaccaggacgtcgtcgacgaccagaAAATCAACGTCAACTCCTTCTacaccgtcggcggccgccacTTCCAccgcttcctcgtcgtcctcgtcagccCCGTGCTCATGTGCATGCCCCTCTACATCCTCCGCTTCGGCTCGCCGTGGCTTTGGCTCAGCTGGCTCGGCGTGTGGACggcctccttcgccgcccagctggcGCACTTTGACCCCGAGCGGCCGGCGAGCGGCGGAGGCGTCCACAAGAGCAACTTCGTCCTGGGCGTGTGGACCATTGCGGCTTGCGCCGTGCAGGTGTTTCTTAGCGACAGAAGAGGGCTGTGA
- a CDS encoding Putative GroES-like superfamily, polyketide synthase, enoylreductase domain, trans-enoyl reductase, translating into MATHLAAVALAKGEPFVVQTRPTPRPGPDELLIEVKVVALNPADRLMRDQGLLISTYPTVIGFDIAGLVLEVGENVPVDATADDDDDGVAGLRRPLFRPGVTRVAAYAASFWRSFGSDYGAFQERCLVPWQHAAPLPDEGISWNQAATLPVAVQVPLSAWDAMGLPRVGEATASSFSSFSSSSVSAAAAASVGPDANEEARDDKRHKREALLVWGASSSVGTMGVQTARLLRGDDESAVAAVYAVCGAANRTYVGSVLGADRVFDYKDSRVVEAIVSAAGEDGLTIRHCFLATGQLAPCQAVLKAFIADDQGRGGGRRKAMIASAPVVPPDAEEVEGTETIFVMPSMDEGERMAQFRYWMGTWMRQKLAGGAIRPSPDPRVVGKGLEAINTGLDVLARGVSCAKLVVEVVE; encoded by the coding sequence ATGGCCACCCACCTCGCTGCAGTCGCCCTCGCCAAAGGCGAACCCTTCGTGGTGCAGACCCGCCccacgccgaggccgggccCGGACGAGCTCCTcatcgaggtcaaggtcgTCGCCCTGAACCCGGCCGACCGCCTGATGCGCGACCAGGGTCTCTTAATATCGACCTACCCGACGGTCATCGGCTTCGATATCGCGgggctcgtcctcgaggtcggcgaaaacgtccccgtcgacgccaccgccgacgacgacgacgacggagtcgctggcctccgccgccccctttTCCGGCCGGGCGTCACCCGCGTCGCCGCCtacgccgcctccttctggAGATCCTTCGGGTCCGACTACGGCGCCTTCCAGGAGCGGTGCCTCGTTCCCTGGCAGCACGCCGCGCCGCTTCCGGACGAGGGCATCTCCTGGAACCAGGCGGCGACCCTGCCCGTCGCTGTCCAGGTGCCCCTCAGCGCGTGGGACGCCATGGGGCTTCCGCGGGTGGGAGAAGCcactgcttcttctttttcttctttttcttcgtcttccgtctcagccgctgccgccgcctcagTCGGTCCCGACGCGAACGAGGAAGCTCGGGACGACAAGAGGCACAAGAGGGAAGCCCTGCTGGTCTGGGGCGCATCCTCCAGCGTGGGCACGATGGGCGTGCAGACGGCCCGGCTGCTGCGGGGAGACGACGAAtctgccgtcgccgccgtctacGCCGTGTGCGGTGCGGCGAACCGGACGTACGTAGGCTCCGTTCTGGGCGCGGATCGCGTCTTCGACTACAAAGACTCGCGGGTGGTGGAGGCGATtgtctcggcggccggggaggATGGTCTCACGATCCGGCACTGCTTTCTCGCTACGGGGCAGCTGGCGCCGTGCCAGGCCGTCCTCAAGGCTTTCATCGCGGACGATCAGGGCAGAGGGGGGGGCCGGAGGAAAGCCATGAtcgcgtcggcgccggttGTGCCTCCGGAtgcggaggaggtggaggggacGGAGACCATCTTCGTGATGCCGTCGATGGACGAAGGGGAGAGGATGGCCCAGTTCCGGTATTGGATGGGCACGTGGATGAGGCAGAAGCTGGCCGGCGGGGCCATCCGCCCGAGTCCGGATCCGAGGGTTGTGGGGAAGGGGTTGGAGGCCATTAATACCGGGCTAGACGTGCTCGCCCGGGGCGTGAGTTGTGCCAAGTTGGTTGTCGAGGTTGTGGAGTGA
- a CDS encoding Putative short-chain dehydrogenase/reductase SDR, NAD(P)-binding domain superfamily — protein sequence MSRYAAVHQNPQGMGDARPTALQIVEDEGLVGKLVGKTALVTGANQGIGLETARALYAAGMTVFLGVRSLEKGQRAIEDITASATADVKGGLHIVKMSLDSLDSVRSGAEDFLAQSQGRLNILILNAGIMVDAKTKTADGFESHLGTNHAGHFLLFQLLKASLLASATPALNSRVVVVASMAHRASEIRFHDLHFDETGAFEQQPLAAYGQSKTANIYTANEIERRYGPRGLRALSVHPGAIPTEKTRDRVDVEAMKAHMGEEAFARLMAGLKSPAQGAATTVFAALSREWEGKGGRYLADCAEAGPAPAGYSMTSTDPGYAPWAYDAEKAARLWRESCKMVGVEEEKDA from the coding sequence ATGTCCAGATACGCTGCCGTCCACCAAAACCCCCAAGGCATGGGCGACGCCCGTCCCACGGCCTTGCAAatcgtcgaggacgaaggcCTGGTTGGAAAGCTCGTCGGCAAGACGGCCCTCGTGACGGGCGCCAACCAGGGTATCGGCCTCGAGACCGCCCGCGCCCTCTACGCGGCCGGCATGACTGTCTTCCTGGGCGTCCGAAGCCTCGAAAAGGGCCAGCGGGCCATCGAGGACatcacggcctcggcgaccgcGGACGTGAAAGGCGGGCTGCACATCGTCAAGATGTCCCTCGACAGCCTCGACTCGGTGCGGAGCGGGGCAGAAGACTTCCTCGCCCAGAGCCAGGGCCGCCTGAACATCCTGATCCTCAACGCAGGCATcatggtcgacgccaagacgaagacggccgacGGCTTCGAGTCGCACCTCGGAACCAACCACGCCGgccacttcctcctcttccagcTCCTCAAAGCATCCCTGCTCGcctccgcgacgccggcccTCAACTCCCgcgtcgtggtcgtcgccTCGATGGCGCACCGCGCGAGCGAGATCCGGTTCCACGACCTTCACTTCGACGAGAccggcgccttcgaacaGCAGCCCCTCGCCGCGTACGGACAGTCCAAGACGGCCAACATCTACACGGCGAACGAGATCGAGCGGCGCTACGGCCCCCGCGGCCTGCGCGCGCTCTCGGTGCACCCGGGCGCCATCccgacggagaagacgcGGGAccgggtcgacgtcgaggcgatgaaggcgcaCATGGGGGAGGAGGCTTTCGCGAGGCTGATGGCCGGGCTGAAGAGCCCGGCCCAGGGCGCCGCGACGACAGTGTTCGCGGCGCTGAGCCGGGAGTGGGAGGGCAAGGGGGGCCGGTACCTCGCTGATTGCGCCGAGgcggggccggcgccggcggggtACTCCATGACCTCGACGGACCCGGGGTACGCGCCGTGGGCGTACGAcgcggagaaggcggcgcggCTGTGGAGGGAGTCGTGTAAGATGGTcggcgtggaggaggagaaggatgcGTGA
- a CDS encoding Putative short-chain dehydrogenase/reductase SDR, NAD(P)-binding domain superfamily has product MSLAAFRNWRTQFYPPKPTFTEEHVGPQNGRVFIVTGGNAGVGFELVKILYTTGATIYMASRSKERAEKSIETITSAASKLKNPGSVKFLHLDLNDLDIVKSAAASFAQQEPKLDVLWNNAGTGGLALPVGSRTKQGMESMIGMHCVAAQLFTHLLLPQLRAAVPDAPRGSVRVVWTSSFLADSLAPANGVEFELLDKGTNDRARNYAHSKAGNWLLGREMATRYGAEGIVSVTQNPGNLKAGSYVGTPALAMYLFELFLLHETKLGGYTELYAGLSPDISLENNGAYVIPWGRVRPDKDCPRKDIVNSMRPEAEGGSGYAQKFWDWCEEQWRPFV; this is encoded by the exons ATGTCTCTCGCAGCCTTTCGCAACTGGCGCACGCAGTTCTACCCTCCCAAGCCGACTTTCACGGAGGAGCACGTTGGGCCTCAGAACGGTcgcgtcttcatcgtcacggGCGGCAACGCAGGCGTCGGCTTTGAGCTGGTCAAGATCCTCTACACTACGGGTGCCACCATTTACATGGCATCGCGTTCCAAG GAACGAGCCGAAAAATCAATCGAAACAATCACAAGCGCCGCCTCGAAGCTCAAGAACCCCGGGTCAGTCAAGTTCCTACACCTGGACCTCAACGACCTGGACATCGTCAAGTCTGCCGCCGCGTCCTTTGCGCAACAGGAGCCCAAGCTCGACGTCCTCTGGAACAACGCCGGCACGGGCGGCCTAGCACTGCCGGTCGGCTCCAGGACCAAGCAGGGCATGGAGTCCATGATAGGCATGCACTGCGTCGCCGCGCAGCTCTTCACGCACCTCCTGCTCCCCCAGCTCCGTGCCGCCGTGCCGGACGCCCCCCGGGGCTCGGTCCGCGTCGTGTGGACCTCGAGCTTCCTCGCGGACTCGCTCGCGCCCGCCAACGGCGTCGAGTTCGAGCTCCTCGATAAGGGCACCAACGACCGCGCGCGCAACTACGCTCACTCCAAGGCCGGCAACTGGCTGCTCGGGCGCGAGATGGCAACCCGCTACGGCGCCGAAGGCATCGTGAGCGTCACCCAGAACCCCGGCAACCTGAAGGCGGGGTCGTACGTTGGGACCCCGGCCCTGGCCATGTATCTCTTCGAGCTGTTCCTCCTCCACGAGACGAAGCTTGGTGGCTACACGGAGTTGTACGCTGGGCTCTCGCCCGACATCTCGCTCGAGAATAACGGCGCCTACGTCATCCCCTGGGGACGTGTGCGGCCGGACAAGGACTGCCCGAGGAAAGACATTGTAAATTCCATGAGACCTGAAGCAGAGGGCGGGTCGGGCTACGCCCAAAAGTTCTGGGACTGGTGCGAGGAGCAATGGAGGCCCTTTGTCTGA
- a CDS encoding Putative cytochrome b5-like heme/steroid binding domain, oxidoreductase FAD/NAD(P)-binding protein yields the protein MATTEGPEFTAKEVAAHREANDCWMVIHGEVYDVSKYIHDHPGGADVLVEAAGVDATEAFDNAGHSEDASEIMATFRVGKLKGVNKRSAPKAVRLASKSTTAAPASSTAGSAARVASQAAAAALFIGLGAVAARHASSTPAGQDAIAAIQRLNLQLPSWLSLGGAARTKRTGFGFVEGFAVASAFFAVAGSIAAKEASKLLHYEITPMHYRPHQKMPKVAKPNPLNQRGWLDPVSYHPLPLAEKTLLAPNVYRFVFELPTPTTVLGLPIGQHVSIKAEIDGKSVSRSYTPTSNNSDLGKLELVIRCYPDGQLTGKYLANLEVGDEVLFRGPKGTMRYQPNMAKKIGMLAGGTGITPMYQLIRAICEDDRDTTEVSLIYANRSEADILLRNELEAFARRYPKNLKLHYLLDAPPENWAYGVGYVTQEMMAERFPAPGDGSRVMLCGPPGMVAGAKKSLANLGFEKPGAIAKMSDAVFCF from the exons ATGGCAACAACAGAAGGCCCAGAGTTCACGGCCAAGGAGGTCGCTGCCCACAGGGAAGCCAACGACTGCTGGATGGTCATCCACGGTGAAG tctACGACGTCTCAAAGTACATCCATGACCACCCCGGCGGCGCAGATGTGCTCGTCGAGGCTgctggcgtcgacgccacAGAAGCCTTTGATAATGCAGGCCACTCCGAGGACGCCTCTGAGATCATGGCCACATTCCGCGTCGGTAAGCTCAAGGGCGTGAACAAGCGCTCCGCCCCCAAGGCCGTCCGCCTCGCTTCCAAGTCCACAACCGCCGCCCCGGCTTCCTCcaccgccggctccgccGCTCGCGTCGCATCtcaggccgccgccgccgcccttttcatcggcctcggcgccgtcgccgcccgccacgCCTCGTCCaccccggccggccaggacgccatcgccgccatccagaGACTCAACCTCCAGTTGCCCTCATGGCTgtccctcggcggcgccgcccgcacCAAGCGCaccggcttcggcttcgtcgagggcttcgccgtcgcctcggccttcttcgccgtcgccggctccATCGCCGCAAAGGAGGCCTCCAAGCTCCTCCACTATGAAATCACACCGATGCACTACCGCCCGCACCAGAAGATGCCCAAGGTCGCCAAGCCCAACCCCCTCAACCAGCGCGGCTGGCTCGACCCGGTCTCATACCACCCGCTCCCGCTCGCCGAAAAGACCCTGCTTGCCCCCAACGTCTACCGCTTCGTTTTCGAGCTGCCCACGCCGACTaccgtcctcggcctgccCATCGGCCAGCACGTCtccatcaaggccgagatcgacggcAAGTCCGTCAGCCGGTCCTACACGCCCACCTCCAACAACTCGGACCTCGGCAAGCTCGAGCTTGTCATCCGCTGCTACCCGGACGGTCAGCTGACGGGCAAGTATCTCGCcaacctcgaggtcggcgacgaggtgctCTTCCGCGGCCCCAAGGGCACCATGCGCTATCAACCcaacatggccaagaagattGGCATGcttgccggcggcaccggaATCACCCCCATGTACCAGCTCATCCGTGCCATCTGCGAAGACGACCGTGACACCACCGAGGTCAGCCTTATATACGCCAACCGCTCCGAGGCTGATATCCTGCTGAGGAACGAGCTCGAGGCCTTTGCGAGACGGTACCCCAAGAACCTCAAGCTGCACTACCTGCTTGATGCGCCGCCCGAGAACTGGGCATACGGCGTGGGCTACGTCACCCAGGAGATGATGGCCGAGCGCTTTCCCGCCCCCGGCGACGGCTCGCGCGTTATGCTGTGCGGCCCGCCGGGCATGGTGGCCGGCGCCAAGAAGTCGCTGGCGAACCTGGGCTTTGAGAAGcccggcgccatcgccaagatGTCGGATGCCGTCTTTTGCTTCTAA
- a CDS encoding Putative YjgF/YER057c/UK114 family, RutC-like superfamily protein produces MSSITFNSPPGAGQKHGELCHYSQSVDLGNGVVKCAGQGGWDPQTGALDANDTQRQVQLALENVDVVLKAAGLRGWEDVYSLRSYHCDIRASFDLTVEALKKRIPDHRPIWTCIAVPHLAFPGMLIELEVEAKRQE; encoded by the coding sequence ATGTCTTCAATCACATTCAACAGCCCCCCCGGCGCCGGTCAAAAGCACGGCGAGCTCTGCCACTACTCCCAGTCCGTCGACCTGGGCAACGGCGTCGTCAAATGCGCTGGGCAGGGAGGCTGGGATCCGCAGACGGgggccctcgacgccaacgacacGCAGAGGCAGGTCCAGCTGGCGCTGGAgaacgtcgacgtcgtcctcaaAGCCGCGGGCTTGCGGGGGTGGGAGGACGTCTACTCGCTGCGGTCGTATCACTGCGATATCCGCGCTTCCTTCGACCTGACCGTCGAGGCTCTGAAGAAGCGCATCCCGGACCACCGGCCGATCTGGACATGTATCGCGGTCCCGCACTTGGCCTTTCCGGGAATGCTCAttgagctcgaggtcgaagccAAGCGCCAGGAATAG